The following are encoded in a window of Leeia aquatica genomic DNA:
- the gap gene encoding type I glyceraldehyde-3-phosphate dehydrogenase has translation MSIRVAINGYGRIGRNVLRALYEGGKKHDIEIVAINDLGNANTNAHLTQYDTTHGMFPGQVSVDGEYLVVNGDRILTTAVRNPAELPWKALNVDVVLECTGLFTSKEKASLHLQAGAKKVIISAPGGKDVDATVVYGVNHGVLKASDTVISNASCTTNCLAPLVKPLHEKIGLVNGLMTTVHAFTNDQVLTDVYHEDLRRARSAVSSMIPTKTGAAAAVGLVLPELNGKLDGFAVRVPTINVSLVDLTFVAARDTTADEVNAVLKAAAEGELKGILAYNTAPLVSVDFNHNPHSSIFDATLTKVSEGRLVKVSSWYDNEWGFSNRMLDTTVALMKAAG, from the coding sequence ATGAGCATCCGGGTTGCCATCAACGGCTATGGCCGCATTGGCCGCAATGTACTGCGGGCCCTGTACGAAGGCGGCAAGAAGCACGATATCGAAATCGTGGCCATCAACGATCTGGGCAATGCCAACACCAACGCCCACCTCACCCAGTACGACACCACCCATGGCATGTTCCCGGGGCAGGTCTCGGTGGATGGTGAATATCTGGTGGTCAATGGCGACCGTATCCTGACCACCGCCGTGCGTAACCCGGCCGAGCTGCCGTGGAAGGCGCTGAATGTGGACGTGGTACTGGAATGTACCGGCCTGTTCACCAGCAAGGAAAAGGCGAGCCTGCACCTGCAAGCGGGGGCCAAAAAGGTGATCATCTCCGCGCCGGGTGGCAAGGATGTGGATGCGACGGTCGTTTACGGCGTCAACCATGGCGTGCTGAAAGCCAGCGACACGGTGATTTCCAATGCCTCCTGCACCACCAATTGTCTGGCACCGCTGGTCAAACCGCTGCACGAGAAGATCGGTCTGGTGAACGGCCTGATGACCACGGTACATGCCTTCACCAATGACCAGGTGCTGACCGATGTGTACCACGAAGACCTGCGCCGCGCCCGTTCGGCAGTATCGTCGATGATCCCGACCAAGACTGGCGCCGCCGCTGCCGTCGGTCTGGTGTTGCCGGAACTGAATGGCAAACTGGATGGCTTTGCCGTGCGCGTGCCTACTATTAATGTGTCGCTGGTGGATCTGACCTTTGTCGCCGCCCGGGATACCACGGCGGATGAAGTCAATGCCGTGCTGAAGGCCGCCGCGGAAGGCGAGCTGAAGGGCATTCTGGCGTACAACACCGCTCCGCTGGTGTCAGTGGATTTCAACCACAACCCGCATTCCAGCATCTTTGATGCTACCTTGACCAAGGTATCTGAAGGCCGTCTGGTCAAGGTGTCGAGCTGGTATGACAACGAGTGGGGTTTCTCCAACCGCATGCTGGATACCACCGTTGCCTTGATGAAGGCAGCGGGCTGA
- the pyk gene encoding pyruvate kinase: protein MFRKTKIVATLGPSSTSPEALEGMLKAGVNVVRINFSHGTAEEHTQRVRLVREIAARLGCDVGVMADLQGPKIRIGTFVEGKVHLNNGERFILDAHATSGDLNRVGLDYKELVNDVTEGDTLLLDDGRIELRVEDVRNSEVHCTVVHGGVLSNKKGINKLGGGLTAPALTAKDMEDIKTAVAFEADFIAVSFPKNGADMYMARELMRAAGGHAQMIAKVERTEAVRDLEDLLQACDGVMVARGDLAVEIGDAAVPAVQKKLIRMAREHNKLSITATQMMESMISSPVPTRAEVSDVANAVLDGTDAVMLSAETASGQFPIETVTAMARICVEAEKSAHITLDTDFLNRTFTRIDQSIAMAALFTAHHLKVKAIAALTESGSTALWMSRLNAGVPIIALTPQESTRRRLALYRDVSTLLLEANYVDRDALLADAERKLLEAGLVEVGDAIVITNGEPLGKPGGTNTMKIVRVGHGLDAPAAPKRKPRKTA from the coding sequence ATGTTCCGTAAAACCAAGATTGTTGCCACCCTTGGCCCGTCCAGCACCAGCCCGGAAGCCCTGGAGGGCATGCTCAAGGCTGGCGTGAACGTCGTCCGCATCAATTTCTCGCACGGCACGGCCGAAGAGCATACCCAGCGGGTACGGCTGGTACGCGAAATCGCCGCCCGACTGGGTTGTGATGTCGGCGTGATGGCGGACCTGCAGGGGCCGAAGATCCGTATCGGCACTTTTGTCGAAGGCAAGGTTCACCTGAACAACGGCGAGCGCTTCATCCTCGATGCGCATGCAACCAGCGGTGATTTGAACCGGGTCGGGCTGGACTACAAGGAACTGGTCAATGATGTGACCGAGGGCGATACCCTGCTGCTGGACGATGGCCGCATTGAGCTGCGGGTGGAAGATGTGCGCAACAGCGAAGTGCATTGCACCGTGGTACACGGCGGGGTGCTCAGCAACAAGAAGGGCATCAACAAGCTGGGCGGCGGGCTGACCGCGCCAGCGCTGACCGCCAAGGACATGGAAGACATCAAGACTGCGGTGGCGTTTGAGGCCGACTTCATCGCCGTCTCCTTCCCCAAGAACGGCGCCGACATGTATATGGCGCGTGAGCTGATGCGCGCTGCGGGTGGCCATGCGCAGATGATCGCCAAAGTGGAGCGCACCGAAGCGGTACGCGACCTGGAAGACCTGCTGCAAGCCTGTGACGGCGTGATGGTGGCGCGTGGCGATCTGGCGGTGGAAATCGGTGATGCGGCGGTGCCTGCGGTACAGAAGAAGCTGATCCGCATGGCCCGCGAGCATAACAAGCTGTCGATCACGGCGACGCAAATGATGGAGTCGATGATCTCCAGCCCGGTACCGACCCGTGCCGAAGTGTCGGATGTGGCCAATGCCGTGCTGGACGGCACCGATGCGGTGATGCTGTCCGCCGAAACCGCGTCCGGCCAGTTCCCGATCGAGACCGTGACCGCGATGGCCCGCATCTGCGTGGAAGCGGAAAAATCGGCCCATATCACGCTGGATACCGATTTCCTCAACCGCACCTTCACCCGCATCGACCAGTCGATTGCCATGGCGGCGCTGTTTACTGCGCACCATCTCAAGGTCAAGGCCATTGCCGCGCTGACCGAATCGGGCTCGACCGCCCTGTGGATGAGCCGCCTGAACGCCGGAGTGCCGATCATTGCACTGACGCCGCAGGAAAGTACCCGTCGCCGTTTGGCGCTGTACCGGGATGTCAGCACCTTGCTGCTGGAAGCCAATTATGTGGACCGGGATGCCTTGCTGGCCGATGCCGAGCGCAAGCTGCTGGAAGCCGGGCTGGTAGAGGTGGGCGACGCCATCGTCATCACCAATGGCGAGCCCCTGGGCAAGCCGGGTGGTACCAATACCATGAAGATTGTGCGTGTGGGCCATGGTCTCGACGCACCGGCGGCGCCGAAGCGTAAACCCCGCAAAACGGCATGA
- a CDS encoding methylglyoxal synthase, protein MKRLTIALIAHDRKKDDMVALVRAHAALLRPHRLIGTGTTSQRIREGTGLPVEGLLSGPLGGDQQIGAWAAEGRVDMVLFLRDPLQAQPHEPDITALLRVCDVHNVALATNLATAHALLVRLPAVT, encoded by the coding sequence ATGAAGCGGCTGACCATTGCCCTGATTGCGCACGATCGCAAGAAGGATGACATGGTAGCGCTGGTACGGGCGCACGCAGCGCTGCTGCGCCCGCATCGCCTGATCGGTACTGGCACCACCAGTCAGCGTATTCGTGAAGGTACTGGCCTGCCGGTGGAGGGGCTGCTGTCCGGCCCGCTCGGTGGCGACCAGCAGATTGGTGCCTGGGCGGCTGAGGGGCGGGTGGACATGGTCTTGTTCCTGCGCGATCCGCTGCAGGCGCAGCCGCACGAACCAGACATCACTGCCCTGCTGCGGGTGTGCGATGTTCACAATGTGGCGCTGGCCACTAATCTGGCGACAGCACACGCCCTGCTGGTGCGCTTGCCTGCGGTGACTTGA
- a CDS encoding MBL fold metallo-hydrolase, with the protein MKQATVIFQQGDHRWTLIARDPDKHGYVIDTNEYLISSGNDNLLTDPGGSEIFPAVFSAISAVADPLSIRSLFASHQDPDIISSLGLWLDFNPQLHCYISRLWATFIPHFGGDDQTLIPIPDEGMSFRHGQLELQAVPAHYLHSSGNMQLYDSAARILFSGDVGAALLPEEDGGLFVTEFDQHIRHAEGFHRRWMGSTEAKLDWCERAAKLNPDMMCPQHGAVYQGSDVMRFINWFAALPVGSGIKR; encoded by the coding sequence ATGAAACAGGCAACCGTCATTTTCCAGCAAGGCGATCATCGCTGGACACTGATCGCACGCGACCCGGACAAACACGGTTATGTGATTGATACCAATGAATACCTGATCTCCAGTGGCAACGACAATCTGCTGACCGATCCAGGTGGCAGCGAAATTTTCCCGGCGGTGTTCTCTGCTATCAGCGCGGTGGCGGACCCGCTGTCGATCCGCAGCCTGTTTGCCTCGCACCAAGACCCGGACATCATTTCCTCGCTGGGCTTGTGGCTGGACTTCAACCCGCAACTGCATTGCTATATCAGCCGCCTGTGGGCCACCTTCATTCCACATTTTGGGGGGGACGATCAGACGCTGATTCCCATTCCGGATGAAGGAATGAGCTTCCGTCACGGTCAGCTGGAGCTGCAGGCGGTTCCGGCCCACTACCTGCACTCGTCTGGCAATATGCAGCTGTATGACTCGGCCGCCCGTATCCTGTTTTCCGGGGATGTGGGCGCAGCGCTGCTGCCTGAGGAGGATGGGGGTCTGTTCGTTACCGAGTTTGACCAGCACATTCGCCATGCAGAAGGCTTCCACCGGCGCTGGATGGGTTCGACCGAAGCCAAGCTGGACTGGTGCGAGCGTGCCGCCAAGCTGAACCCGGACATGATGTGCCCGCAACATGGCGCGGTGTATCAGGGGTCGGATGTGATGCGCTTCATCAACTGGTTTGCAGCCTTGCCGGTGGGCAGCGGCATCAAGCGTTAG
- a CDS encoding glycerate kinase: MWPLRVLLCPDSFKGSLDAVQVAEAMAAGVRQVCPEAEVACLPLADGGEGSLQVLAQVQGGPQYRVPVVDAYGQPLEAPLLWLSERHALLEVATVVGLGQAGEGDPMQRSSAGVGLLIRQALDAGATHISVALGGSSVNDGGLGLLVALGAQLAPRAAAVWPTAQDLLSLQALDPDGLDPRLAQLTLTLLSDVDNPLCGPQGATRVFARQKGFAPPQQEALEAAMCHWATLGDALAGWSASAATGSGAAGGIGYALRLLGARQQSGADWMLQQLGAEAKLAWADWVVTGEGRSDLQTLGGKLPWRVAAWAQRQPVPVSLLSGAIDPAAREALQARFQGCFSIADGPADLSAMQAATPRLLQQAAASMTQLFCAGWRPPQP, encoded by the coding sequence ATGTGGCCCTTGCGCGTGCTGCTGTGTCCGGACAGTTTCAAAGGTTCGCTGGATGCGGTACAGGTCGCGGAGGCGATGGCAGCAGGGGTGCGACAGGTGTGTCCGGAGGCTGAAGTGGCCTGCCTGCCGCTGGCCGATGGTGGCGAGGGCAGCCTGCAGGTGCTGGCGCAGGTGCAGGGTGGCCCGCAATACCGCGTACCAGTGGTTGACGCCTACGGGCAACCACTTGAAGCACCGCTGTTGTGGCTGTCTGAGCGTCATGCGCTGCTCGAGGTTGCAACGGTGGTTGGCCTGGGGCAGGCGGGCGAGGGTGACCCGATGCAGCGCAGCAGCGCCGGGGTGGGGTTGCTGATTCGTCAGGCGCTGGATGCGGGCGCTACGCACATCAGCGTGGCGCTGGGCGGTAGCAGCGTCAACGACGGTGGCCTGGGGCTGCTGGTGGCCTTGGGCGCGCAGCTCGCACCGCGAGCAGCCGCAGTATGGCCCACGGCGCAAGACCTGTTGTCCCTGCAGGCACTGGACCCCGATGGCCTGGACCCCCGGCTGGCGCAGCTCACGCTGACCCTGCTCAGCGATGTGGACAACCCTTTGTGCGGACCACAAGGGGCGACCAGGGTGTTTGCCCGGCAAAAAGGCTTTGCACCGCCCCAACAGGAGGCGCTGGAGGCGGCCATGTGTCACTGGGCCACGCTGGGCGATGCCTTGGCGGGATGGTCCGCCAGTGCGGCCACCGGTAGTGGGGCGGCGGGTGGTATCGGTTATGCGCTGCGGCTGCTGGGTGCCCGACAGCAATCCGGTGCCGACTGGATGCTGCAGCAGCTGGGGGCCGAGGCCAAGTTGGCCTGGGCCGACTGGGTGGTGACCGGCGAGGGGCGTAGCGACCTGCAAACGTTGGGTGGCAAGTTGCCTTGGCGCGTAGCCGCTTGGGCGCAGCGGCAGCCGGTGCCGGTCAGCCTGCTGTCAGGTGCCATTGATCCTGCGGCACGTGAGGCGCTACAGGCACGCTTTCAAGGCTGCTTCTCCATCGCCGATGGCCCGGCGGACCTCAGCGCGATGCAGGCTGCGACGCCGCGCTTGCTGCAACAGGCTGCAGCTTCAATGACGCAGCTCTTTTGCGCTGGATGGCGGCCACCTCAGCCTTGA
- a CDS encoding PglL family O-oligosaccharyltransferase: MRPLPLTPSLLFTTLASLLLGFCCLFVDPGYSALVQYTLVFVGLTALVFLTLLARSWLERETLTDLLAAALCVGGTVVAVDGAQQLLSAMGSARFANQQIAGTLIRQPNLYASMLLLGWTATLYLLPALQVRWWRIGGWLLAAVVFGCTLPFTGSRTMFINLALLSGLAIAALILGRYQRQKHFGLSLLLAMLLALVSQFTLPPALAKLTGATNRSVLQRVEAAGATASARLRTDEWKKAVQVWQAHPLTGVGTVRFPYHSFVLQQQAPFNEIPRERLYTHPHNLLFEVLAEQGLIGLGLLLGFLWWWSIQQVWQKMDSPRLLGCAGVLILLTHSMLEFPLWYWYFLIPFTLLLALNDDSRWHLRLSVPGSVLLLAPALTLLGWGGYQQWLGTQQINASYHAYFTARNVSQSRQLARPALNNPLLSLDAEMQYSYGDTANLRTLPDTLARNTRLLRWRPFASVVYHRALLLAQAGQLKEARFWLAAGLRNYPKDRGYLENMYVRSEPTPALKAFYAEYQVASQKRLDEIKAEVAAIQRKRAASLKLQPVAASAASQPASR, translated from the coding sequence ATGCGCCCGCTTCCGCTTACCCCCAGCCTGCTGTTCACCACCCTCGCCAGTCTGTTGCTCGGTTTTTGTTGCCTGTTTGTCGACCCCGGCTACTCAGCGCTGGTGCAATACACCCTGGTGTTTGTCGGACTGACCGCGCTGGTGTTTCTCACTCTGCTGGCACGCAGCTGGCTGGAACGCGAAACGCTGACCGATCTGCTGGCTGCGGCATTGTGTGTCGGCGGTACGGTGGTTGCTGTCGACGGGGCGCAACAGCTGCTCAGCGCCATGGGCTCAGCCCGCTTTGCCAACCAGCAGATTGCCGGCACCCTGATTCGCCAGCCGAATCTGTACGCCAGCATGCTGTTACTGGGCTGGACCGCCACCCTCTACCTGCTGCCCGCGTTGCAAGTTCGCTGGTGGCGGATCGGTGGCTGGCTATTGGCAGCAGTGGTCTTCGGCTGCACCTTGCCGTTTACCGGCTCGCGCACCATGTTCATCAATCTGGCGCTGCTCAGTGGCCTGGCGATTGCCGCGCTGATCCTGGGCCGCTATCAGCGGCAGAAGCACTTTGGGCTCAGCCTGTTGCTCGCCATGCTGCTGGCGCTGGTGTCACAATTTACCTTGCCACCGGCGCTGGCCAAATTGACCGGGGCTACCAACCGCAGCGTACTGCAACGCGTAGAGGCCGCAGGGGCCACCGCCAGCGCCCGCCTGCGTACCGACGAGTGGAAAAAGGCGGTGCAGGTGTGGCAGGCACACCCGCTCACCGGCGTCGGTACCGTACGCTTCCCTTACCATAGCTTTGTCCTGCAACAGCAGGCCCCCTTCAACGAAATCCCGCGCGAGCGACTGTACACCCACCCGCACAACCTCCTTTTCGAGGTGCTCGCCGAGCAGGGTCTGATCGGTCTGGGCTTGCTGCTCGGCTTTCTGTGGTGGTGGTCCATCCAGCAAGTGTGGCAGAAGATGGATAGCCCACGCCTGCTGGGCTGTGCCGGTGTGCTGATCCTGCTGACCCACAGCATGCTGGAATTCCCGTTGTGGTACTGGTATTTCCTGATCCCGTTCACCCTGCTGCTGGCGTTGAACGACGACAGCCGCTGGCATCTGCGCCTGTCGGTACCGGGTAGTGTGCTCTTGCTGGCACCCGCGCTTACCCTGCTGGGTTGGGGCGGTTACCAGCAATGGCTGGGCACACAGCAGATCAACGCCAGTTATCACGCCTACTTTACCGCGCGCAATGTCAGCCAGTCCCGCCAGTTGGCCCGCCCGGCGCTGAATAACCCGCTGCTGTCGCTGGATGCGGAGATGCAGTACAGCTATGGCGATACCGCCAATCTGCGCACGCTGCCGGATACGCTGGCACGCAATACCCGCCTGCTGCGCTGGCGGCCTTTCGCCAGTGTGGTCTACCACCGCGCCTTGTTGCTGGCCCAGGCCGGCCAGTTGAAGGAAGCCCGTTTCTGGCTGGCTGCCGGTTTGCGCAACTACCCCAAGGATCGCGGCTACCTGGAAAACATGTATGTGCGCTCCGAGCCGACCCCAGCGCTCAAAGCCTTCTATGCCGAGTATCAGGTGGCGAGCCAGAAGCGGCTGGACGAGATCAAGGCTGAGGTGGCCGCCATCCAGCGCAAAAGAGCTGCGTCATTGAAGCTGCAGCCTGTTGCAGCAAGCGCGGCGTCGCAGCCTGCATCGCGCTGA